A stretch of the Balneola vulgaris DSM 17893 genome encodes the following:
- a CDS encoding 5-(carboxyamino)imidazole ribonucleotide synthase: MSRTSLPASTKIGFLGAGQLARMSSLEAFRFGIQVAVFSDRTENEPVQFMTPFSTSGSFESVDDMVAFAKECDVVTLENEFISSDILLEVQEKSGTPIYPSPQSFALIENKLIEKQTFENAGIPVTPYKLVASKDDLVAFGDEHGWPYLLKSSKGGYDGYGNKTVRSIEDAEVAFKELGGTQGRDILAEAFVPFTKELAVQVARNETGTVVYPCCETVQENHICVAVVSPAPIEEKYQKKAQELAVKATEAIDGKGIYAFEFFLTESGEILLNESAPRPHNSGHYTIEGCVASQFENHVRAVLGLPLGASTMTTPHAVMINLLGTHNRPAETDKMLDAIKVENGHLHVYGKVQSKVGRKMAHFTLLGDNAEETYTTARSITKSIEI; the protein is encoded by the coding sequence ATGTCTCGCACTTCCTTACCAGCATCTACAAAAATCGGCTTTTTAGGCGCCGGTCAACTCGCAAGAATGAGCAGCCTTGAAGCATTTAGATTTGGCATTCAAGTTGCCGTGTTTTCTGATCGAACAGAAAACGAGCCCGTTCAATTTATGACTCCATTTTCAACCTCTGGTTCATTTGAATCGGTTGATGATATGGTGGCTTTTGCTAAAGAGTGTGATGTGGTGACACTCGAAAACGAATTTATTAGCTCGGATATACTTCTCGAAGTACAAGAAAAAAGTGGTACTCCTATTTACCCGTCTCCTCAAAGTTTTGCACTTATTGAGAATAAACTTATTGAGAAGCAGACCTTTGAAAATGCAGGTATCCCTGTAACACCATATAAGTTGGTTGCTTCCAAAGATGATCTAGTTGCTTTTGGAGACGAGCATGGCTGGCCTTACCTATTGAAGTCTTCCAAAGGTGGATATGATGGATATGGCAACAAAACTGTTCGATCTATTGAAGATGCAGAAGTGGCTTTTAAGGAATTGGGTGGAACACAGGGACGAGATATCCTTGCTGAAGCATTTGTACCATTTACCAAAGAGCTTGCCGTGCAAGTGGCCAGAAATGAAACGGGTACTGTGGTATATCCTTGTTGTGAAACCGTTCAAGAAAATCATATTTGTGTGGCTGTTGTTTCACCAGCGCCTATCGAGGAGAAATATCAAAAGAAAGCGCAAGAACTTGCTGTAAAAGCAACCGAAGCCATTGATGGCAAAGGGATTTACGCCTTTGAGTTTTTCCTTACGGAAAGCGGAGAGATTCTCTTAAACGAATCAGCCCCTCGTCCTCACAACTCTGGCCATTATACCATCGAAGGTTGCGTAGCATCACAATTTGAAAACCATGTGAGAGCTGTACTTGGTCTGCCATTAGGGGCTTCTACTATGACTACTCCTCACGCTGTGATGATCAATTTATTAGGTACACACAATAGACCTGCTGAAACGGATAAAATGCTAGACGCTATTAAAGTAGAAAACGGACATTTACACGTGTATGGTAAAGTTCAAAGTAAAGTAGGTCGTAAGATGGCGCATTTCACCCTCCTTGGGGATAATGCAGAAGAAACTTATACTACTGCTCGAAGCATTACTAAGTCTATTGAGATCTAA
- the purE gene encoding 5-(carboxyamino)imidazole ribonucleotide mutase has translation MSTPIIGVVMGSDSDWPTMKQATDILDAFNVPYEKKVVSAHRTPNDMADYGETARERGLKIIIAGAGGAAHLPGMLASHTTLPVIGVPIQTSALGGVDSLYSIVQMPNGIPVATVAIGKAQNAGLLALRMIGMDNPEVANMLRDYHAEMADQSRAKTENLV, from the coding sequence ATGAGTACTCCAATAATCGGCGTTGTTATGGGAAGTGATAGCGATTGGCCAACCATGAAGCAAGCCACCGACATTTTAGATGCCTTTAATGTGCCTTATGAAAAGAAAGTGGTATCAGCCCATAGAACACCTAATGATATGGCCGACTACGGTGAAACTGCTCGAGAGCGTGGATTAAAAATTATCATAGCTGGTGCAGGTGGAGCAGCTCACTTACCAGGAATGCTTGCAAGCCATACTACACTACCTGTAATTGGTGTACCTATACAAACTTCTGCTCTTGGCGGAGTCGACAGTTTATACAGCATCGTTCAAATGCCGAATGGTATCCCTGTTGCAACGGTAGCCATTGGAAAAGCTCAAAACGCTGGACTCCTGGCTCTTCGAATGATTGGCATGGATAATCCTGAAGTTGCCAATATGCTTCGCGATTACCACGCAGAGATGGCAGATCAAAGCCGAGCTAAAACTGAAAATCTGGTTTAA
- the dnaJ gene encoding molecular chaperone DnaJ codes for MTNRDYYEILGVSKDSSDAEIKKAYRKKAMKFHPDRNKGDAEAEKKFKEASEAYEVLRDPQKRARYDQYGHAGVNGGNGGFGGGGVDFDGMGFEDIFSRFGDIFGSSFFGEQSFGGQGRSRGRRQPGTPGSDMKIRMPLDLDEIAFGTEKKLKIKKQILCDQCEGTGAETDSDFETCGTCNGMGEVRQITRTMLGQMVNVQPCPTCQGDGRIIKNKCSKCSGEGRVNGEETVKINIPSGVSNGNYITLRGQGNAGRRGGQAGDLIVLIEENKHKHFDREGNNIYYNLNLSIPDAVLGTEVQVPTLKGKAKLRIEPGTQPGKLLRMRGKGIVGLNNSGTGDQLLRVNVFMPTELSDSERKAMEGFRESANFDAINMKEEEKGFFSKMKDVFS; via the coding sequence ATGACAAATAGAGATTATTACGAAATACTAGGCGTATCAAAAGATTCTTCGGATGCAGAGATAAAGAAAGCTTATCGCAAGAAAGCGATGAAATTTCATCCTGACCGAAATAAAGGGGATGCCGAAGCCGAAAAGAAATTCAAAGAAGCCTCAGAAGCCTATGAAGTACTAAGAGACCCGCAAAAGCGTGCTAGGTATGACCAGTATGGCCATGCAGGAGTTAACGGCGGAAACGGCGGATTTGGAGGCGGTGGCGTCGACTTCGACGGAATGGGCTTTGAAGACATCTTCAGTCGCTTCGGTGATATTTTTGGAAGTAGTTTCTTTGGTGAACAATCGTTCGGAGGGCAAGGTCGCTCAAGAGGACGTCGCCAACCAGGTACACCAGGTTCTGATATGAAAATCAGAATGCCCCTAGATCTAGATGAGATTGCTTTTGGAACAGAGAAGAAACTGAAAATTAAAAAACAGATTCTTTGTGACCAATGTGAAGGTACAGGTGCGGAAACAGATTCAGATTTTGAGACCTGTGGAACCTGTAATGGAATGGGAGAAGTTCGCCAGATTACTCGTACAATGTTAGGGCAAATGGTGAATGTTCAACCTTGTCCAACATGCCAAGGCGATGGCCGCATCATCAAGAACAAATGTTCTAAATGTAGTGGTGAAGGGCGTGTTAACGGGGAAGAAACTGTTAAAATTAATATTCCTTCTGGCGTATCAAACGGAAATTATATCACGCTTCGTGGCCAAGGGAATGCTGGTAGAAGAGGTGGCCAAGCAGGCGACTTAATTGTTCTTATTGAAGAAAATAAGCACAAGCACTTTGATAGAGAGGGTAATAACATTTATTACAATCTAAATTTAAGTATACCGGATGCCGTTTTAGGAACCGAAGTTCAAGTTCCTACACTAAAAGGAAAAGCCAAGCTTAGAATAGAGCCGGGCACACAGCCAGGAAAGCTATTGCGTATGCGAGGCAAAGGAATAGTAGGCTTGAATAATTCTGGTACGGGTGATCAATTACTTAGAGTGAATGTATTTATGCCAACAGAGTTAAGTGATTCAGAGCGCAAAGCCATGGAAGGTTTTAGAGAATCAGCCAATTTTGATGCTATTAACATGAAAGAAGAAGAGAAAGGGTTCTTCTCTAAAATGAAGGACGTTTTTAGCTAA
- a CDS encoding carbohydrate-binding family 9-like protein has product MSIPPIHRISYTDQAITVDGKMDTAWDQADWSDLFVDIEGAEKPAPYFDTRIKMLWDDTYFYVFAYMEEPHVWGDITQRDAVIFHNNDFEVFIKPNLYKPYYTEFEVNALGTLWELVLLSPYRIGGPVSNRWDVNDTQIGIDVQGTLNDPTDIDSSWTLEMAIPISALDELDRSKSFEVGDFWRVNFSRVQWQHQIQNNTYQRKLDDDGKLLAENNWVYTPQYAIAMHRPEHWAYMQFIKSENDHRDLDFLEAYQLAYHLFKQQLDYRNEHNSFSSDITDFGGPKFKVQGITFTATTLTTHTGFEIVVSHPSEGSLSIDQNENITIKRYE; this is encoded by the coding sequence TTGTCTATCCCTCCTATTCATAGGATTAGCTATACAGATCAAGCCATAACTGTTGATGGGAAAATGGATACTGCTTGGGACCAAGCTGATTGGTCTGATCTATTTGTAGATATCGAAGGAGCCGAAAAACCCGCACCTTATTTTGATACCAGAATTAAAATGCTTTGGGATGATACTTACTTCTATGTATTTGCCTACATGGAAGAACCTCATGTTTGGGGAGACATCACTCAAAGAGATGCCGTAATCTTTCATAACAACGACTTTGAGGTTTTCATAAAGCCAAACTTGTACAAGCCGTACTATACCGAATTTGAAGTAAACGCTTTGGGTACCCTTTGGGAATTAGTTTTACTCAGTCCATATCGTATTGGTGGCCCTGTTTCTAACCGATGGGATGTAAATGACACTCAAATTGGTATCGATGTTCAAGGTACTTTAAACGACCCAACCGATATAGACAGTAGTTGGACTTTAGAAATGGCTATCCCTATTTCTGCATTAGATGAACTTGACCGTTCAAAATCTTTTGAAGTTGGTGACTTTTGGAGAGTCAATTTTTCTAGGGTTCAATGGCAGCATCAAATACAAAATAACACCTATCAAAGAAAATTAGATGATGACGGGAAGCTCTTAGCTGAGAATAATTGGGTATACACACCTCAATATGCTATAGCGATGCATCGCCCTGAGCACTGGGCCTATATGCAGTTCATTAAATCAGAAAACGATCATAGAGATCTTGATTTCTTAGAAGCTTATCAACTTGCCTACCATTTGTTTAAGCAGCAATTGGATTACCGAAATGAACATAACTCCTTTAGTTCGGATATCACTGATTTCGGAGGACCCAAATTTAAGGTTCAAGGAATCACATTTACGGCAACTACCCTTACCACCCACACCGGTTTTGAAATAGTCGTCTCTCACCCTAGTGAGGGTTCATTGAGTATTGATCAAAACGAAAATATCACTATTAAGCGCTATGAATAA
- a CDS encoding nucleotide exchange factor GrpE, whose protein sequence is MSEKNQDELLEKEDQQVSNEEMEANEAVSTSEDEKDEKDLRIEELEKELAAARDSMLRKAAELENVRKRVQKERFTLREQVKAEALEDFLPLNDDLLRTLDASKEANIEKSFLEGVEMVSNKFGDILAKYGVDKIDETGVPFDVNLHDALLRQPAPDDDTPADTVLQVLERGYKMGERTIKHAKVIVSQ, encoded by the coding sequence ATGAGCGAAAAGAATCAGGACGAATTATTAGAAAAAGAAGACCAGCAAGTTTCCAACGAAGAAATGGAAGCGAATGAAGCGGTATCTACTTCTGAAGATGAGAAGGATGAAAAAGATCTACGTATTGAAGAACTAGAAAAAGAGCTTGCTGCAGCTAGAGATTCAATGTTGCGAAAAGCAGCGGAGTTGGAAAATGTTCGCAAAAGAGTTCAGAAGGAAAGGTTTACACTAAGAGAACAAGTGAAAGCTGAAGCACTGGAAGATTTCTTACCACTCAATGATGATTTATTAAGAACCCTAGATGCCAGTAAAGAAGCCAATATTGAGAAAAGTTTCTTAGAAGGGGTTGAAATGGTTTCCAATAAATTCGGAGATATCCTCGCTAAGTATGGCGTTGATAAAATCGATGAAACAGGTGTTCCATTTGACGTGAACCTCCACGATGCTTTATTACGCCAACCTGCACCTGATGACGACACGCCAGCTGATACCGTTCTACAAGTGTTAGAACGCGGTTACAAAATGGGCGAGCGTACGATTAAGCATGCAAAAGTTATAGTGAGTCAATAA
- a CDS encoding heavy metal-binding domain-containing protein, whose protein sequence is MIMSTTNSLEGRQVKKYLGIVTGEAILGANIFKDFFAGIRDIVGGRSGAYEKELQEARRLAFEEMEMKANRVGATGIIGIDIDYETIGPNGSMLMVSVSGTAILAE, encoded by the coding sequence ATGATTATGTCGACTACGAACTCGTTAGAGGGACGCCAAGTAAAAAAGTATTTAGGGATTGTAACGGGAGAAGCCATCTTAGGCGCAAATATTTTTAAGGACTTTTTTGCAGGAATCAGGGATATCGTTGGAGGGCGCTCTGGGGCTTACGAAAAAGAACTTCAAGAAGCACGTCGTTTAGCATTCGAGGAAATGGAGATGAAAGCAAACCGTGTGGGTGCCACAGGCATTATAGGTATTGATATCGATTATGAGACTATTGGACCAAATGGCAGCATGCTTATGGTTAGTGTAAGCGGAACAGCCATTTTAGCTGAATAA
- a CDS encoding SGNH/GDSL hydrolase family protein produces MNKLNKSILVLLTAGFFAMSCEGIEDSLVDDRLEENPQPTPEEYTSGDADFSTYVAIGNSLAAGYMDAALYNNGQNNSIPNLIAAELSAAVDGGLTFNQPSINSVNGFNTAVSPNPDGNTIFGRFKLDTSIPGPSPTINGEVPTAYTGPAVHNFGVPGVTVGDLLVASSPNPALSTFYYRFASDPGTSTIIGDAAAAQPTFFTLWIGNNDVLGYAAGGASNSSLLTSTTDFETRFNAVINTMMANTTADGVVTNIPPLLGAAYFRAVPYNAIPLDAQTAAALNAGYEDYNNGLEQARQAGFIDQAEKDRRTITFAAGANAFVMEDETLTDLSALGLPNLRQSESTDLAILSLGAILGVDLGDGAYGLQDAVEDQYVLIVEEQVEIETARQTFNGIIAAAVSANSDRLVLHDTNAATGAFADLFGISDQEVGITIDGVDLTADFAPSGVLSTDGIHPNPRGNGILANEIIATIEAKWGAKLPRVNVLGLPSVTVCGIGDCASEQSQ; encoded by the coding sequence ATGAATAAATTAAATAAAAGCATATTAGTATTACTTACGGCTGGCTTTTTTGCTATGTCGTGTGAAGGAATTGAAGATTCTTTAGTTGATGATAGACTCGAAGAAAATCCACAGCCCACACCAGAAGAGTATACTTCTGGAGATGCTGACTTTAGCACATACGTTGCCATTGGTAACTCACTTGCAGCAGGGTATATGGATGCAGCTCTATATAACAATGGGCAAAACAACTCGATTCCTAATTTAATAGCAGCAGAACTTTCTGCGGCTGTAGATGGTGGACTTACATTTAATCAACCAAGTATTAATTCAGTAAATGGATTTAATACGGCAGTAAGTCCAAACCCAGATGGAAACACTATCTTTGGACGCTTTAAGTTAGATACCAGTATTCCGGGTCCTTCTCCAACAATAAACGGTGAAGTGCCAACAGCATATACGGGTCCAGCGGTTCATAACTTTGGTGTGCCAGGCGTAACCGTTGGCGACTTATTAGTAGCGAGCAGCCCAAACCCAGCATTAAGCACCTTCTATTATAGATTTGCTTCAGATCCTGGTACTTCAACAATCATTGGTGATGCGGCAGCAGCACAACCTACCTTTTTCACTTTGTGGATTGGTAACAATGATGTGTTAGGGTACGCAGCTGGCGGTGCTTCAAATTCAAGTTTGTTGACTTCTACAACTGATTTTGAGACTCGTTTTAATGCGGTAATCAACACCATGATGGCGAATACAACGGCTGATGGTGTAGTTACGAATATCCCGCCACTATTAGGCGCAGCGTACTTCCGTGCGGTTCCATATAACGCTATCCCATTAGATGCTCAAACTGCTGCAGCTTTAAATGCAGGTTATGAAGACTACAACAACGGACTTGAGCAAGCTAGACAAGCAGGTTTCATTGATCAAGCAGAAAAAGACAGACGAACTATTACTTTTGCTGCAGGAGCGAATGCATTTGTGATGGAAGATGAAACACTAACAGATCTTAGTGCATTAGGTTTACCAAATCTTCGTCAATCAGAATCTACTGATCTAGCTATCCTTTCTTTAGGAGCTATATTAGGGGTAGATTTAGGTGATGGCGCGTACGGTTTACAAGATGCAGTGGAAGATCAATATGTGTTGATTGTAGAGGAGCAAGTTGAAATCGAAACAGCTCGTCAAACTTTCAATGGCATTATTGCAGCCGCAGTTAGTGCAAACAGTGATCGTTTAGTTTTACATGATACGAATGCAGCTACAGGTGCTTTTGCAGATTTATTTGGTATCAGCGACCAAGAAGTAGGAATTACTATTGATGGTGTTGACCTAACTGCCGATTTCGCACCAAGTGGAGTACTATCAACTGATGGTATCCATCCAAATCCAAGAGGTAACGGTATTTTAGCAAACGAAATTATTGCTACGATCGAAGCCAAATGGGGTGCTAAGCTTCCTAGAGTTAATGTTTTAGGATTGCCTAGTGTTACAGTTTGTGGTATTGGCGATTGCGCTAGTGAGCAATCACAGTAA
- a CDS encoding RNA recognition motif domain-containing protein: MNIYVGNLSYGVSDDNLREVFEAYGAVSSAKVITDKYSGRSKGFGFVEMDNDSEAQAAIDQLDGAEIDGRAVRVNEARPREERPRR; this comes from the coding sequence ATGAACATTTATGTAGGAAACCTAAGCTACGGCGTTTCCGACGACAATCTACGTGAAGTATTCGAAGCTTACGGTGCAGTAAGCTCAGCAAAAGTAATCACTGACAAATACTCTGGCCGTTCAAAGGGCTTTGGATTTGTGGAAATGGATAATGACTCAGAAGCTCAAGCAGCAATTGATCAATTAGACGGTGCAGAAATCGACGGAAGAGCAGTACGTGTAAACGAAGCGCGTCCCAGAGAGGAAAGACCAAGAAGATAG
- a CDS encoding family 10 glycosylhydrolase, which yields MNKFPISLFVLITILGFSINCTTTEPPQNFHFAAWTGADIADTETEWRSKLERFSEYGLTDLYLGANKETLEEVAVYASDYGINIHGWVWVMNRPGDTTAAKHPEWYAVNRNGQNSYDYRAYVDYYQWLSPFSEGARNHIKNNIKEVATAEGVKSVHLDYVRYVDVILGADLQPKYDIVQDKQFPEYDYGYHPNARKEFEELFGVDPMDMEYPELSTEWLQFRLNAVSTLVAELDSIADSHQKMLTAAVFPFPEMSRQMVRQDWSSWNLDIAHPMLYHNFYRQNLEWIKFATEQGVREVKGRYEIRPGLFVPALTSSELKTAIYKAKAGGATGISLFDINSMKDEHWAIIQEVNAELNN from the coding sequence ATGAATAAGTTTCCAATTTCTCTTTTTGTACTCATCACTATTCTTGGTTTTAGCATTAATTGCACAACAACTGAGCCTCCTCAAAATTTTCATTTTGCTGCATGGACAGGAGCCGATATTGCCGACACTGAAACTGAATGGCGATCCAAGTTAGAACGATTCAGTGAATATGGCCTTACAGATTTATACCTAGGCGCCAATAAAGAAACCTTAGAAGAAGTTGCCGTGTATGCGAGTGATTATGGAATAAATATCCATGGCTGGGTTTGGGTGATGAATAGACCTGGAGATACTACTGCGGCAAAACATCCTGAGTGGTATGCAGTAAACAGAAATGGCCAAAACTCATACGATTACCGAGCTTATGTAGATTATTACCAATGGCTAAGTCCATTTTCTGAAGGCGCGCGTAATCATATTAAAAACAATATCAAAGAGGTGGCTACAGCAGAAGGAGTAAAGTCTGTACATCTCGATTATGTTCGCTATGTAGACGTTATTTTAGGTGCCGATCTTCAACCTAAATACGACATCGTTCAAGACAAACAGTTTCCAGAATATGATTATGGTTATCACCCAAATGCACGAAAAGAGTTTGAAGAGCTATTCGGAGTAGACCCCATGGATATGGAGTATCCAGAGCTGAGCACTGAATGGCTCCAATTCCGATTAAACGCCGTAAGTACACTGGTGGCAGAACTGGATTCTATAGCAGATAGTCACCAAAAAATGCTAACGGCAGCCGTATTCCCATTCCCTGAAATGAGCCGACAAATGGTTCGTCAAGATTGGTCTTCGTGGAATTTAGATATTGCACATCCTATGCTCTACCATAACTTCTATCGCCAGAACTTAGAGTGGATTAAGTTCGCTACTGAACAAGGTGTTCGTGAAGTGAAGGGGCGATATGAAATTCGACCCGGTCTTTTTGTGCCGGCTCTAACCTCTTCGGAATTAAAAACTGCGATCTATAAAGCGAAAGCAGGTGGTGCAACAGGAATCTCGTTGTTTGATATCAATTCCATGAAAGATGAGCACTGGGCCATCATTCAAGAAGTAAATGCTGAATTGAATAACTAA
- the prfA gene encoding peptide chain release factor 1: MDIEAKLKQIKSRFEEVTTAMSDPAVFDDPAKYTELTKEHGSLKELVDDYDNWMDLKSRKEGNDELISMDEDAEITEMAKEENKEIKDELIKLEEAIKIKLVPKDPEDSKNAIVEVRAGTGGDEAAIFAGDLFEMYRKYADSQGWNMSLMSLAESEKGGYKEIVFSLEGDEVFGKMKYESGVHRVQRVPATESQGRVHTSAATVAVLPEVEDVDVHINTADLRIDTFRASGAGGQHVNKTDSAIRITHEPTGIVVECQEERSQHQNKEKAMTMLRSKMYDIELEKKEKERAADRKSQVSTGDRSAKIRTYNFPQGRFTDHRINLTLYNLDNIMKGDLEEAIEALRVQDNLEKLNELSES, from the coding sequence ATGGATATAGAAGCAAAGCTAAAACAGATTAAATCTCGATTTGAGGAAGTTACAACGGCAATGAGTGACCCTGCCGTTTTTGATGATCCTGCAAAATATACTGAACTCACTAAGGAGCATGGAAGCCTAAAGGAGTTGGTAGATGACTATGACAATTGGATGGATCTGAAGAGCCGCAAAGAGGGTAATGATGAGCTCATTTCTATGGATGAAGATGCTGAGATTACCGAAATGGCTAAAGAGGAGAATAAAGAAATTAAAGATGAGCTAATTAAGCTCGAAGAAGCCATTAAGATAAAACTCGTTCCTAAAGATCCGGAAGATTCAAAGAATGCTATTGTTGAAGTAAGAGCGGGAACCGGTGGCGATGAAGCCGCTATTTTTGCTGGTGATCTATTTGAGATGTATAGAAAATATGCCGACTCGCAAGGTTGGAATATGAGTCTTATGAGTCTTGCGGAATCAGAAAAAGGGGGATATAAAGAAATTGTGTTCTCGCTTGAAGGCGATGAAGTTTTCGGTAAGATGAAGTATGAGTCGGGTGTGCATCGAGTGCAGCGAGTACCGGCTACTGAAAGCCAAGGTAGAGTTCATACTTCAGCAGCTACTGTAGCTGTATTGCCAGAAGTTGAAGATGTAGATGTTCACATCAATACAGCTGATCTTCGAATTGATACTTTCAGAGCTAGTGGGGCAGGGGGGCAGCACGTAAACAAAACGGATTCTGCAATTCGAATCACCCATGAGCCTACAGGTATTGTAGTAGAATGTCAGGAAGAGCGTTCTCAGCATCAGAATAAAGAGAAGGCAATGACAATGTTGCGCTCGAAGATGTATGATATCGAATTAGAGAAGAAGGAAAAGGAACGAGCGGCAGATCGTAAAAGCCAAGTTTCTACAGGGGATAGATCAGCTAAAATTAGGACTTATAATTTTCCACAAGGCCGATTTACAGATCACCGTATTAATCTTACTCTTTATAACCTAGATAACATTATGAAGGGTGACCTAGAGGAAGCGATAGAAGCTCTTCGTGTTCAGGATAACTTGGAAAAACTCAACGAGCTATCTGAGAGCTAA